TGGGATATGAGTTCCCGGCCACCTTAATCTTTATTACTGGAAAGAAAGTTACGGTGTTGACCTCCGTTGGGAAATCGAAGTATTTGGAGCCCTTGAAAAGCTCCAGTGTCAATTTAAACATTCTTGCGCGTACGAAGGACCCCGAGCACAACAAGAAACTGTTCGAGCAATTTGTGCAAGAGATGAAACAAAGCGGCAAGAAGCTTGGTGTGCTAGTCAAAGACAAGTATGCTGGTAAGTTTATGGACGAATGGAACGCAATCTGGGAGGGAGAGAAAAACGACttcgagctcgttgatTGCGCGGTTGGAGTTTCGTCTACGCTTGAATCCAAGGATGAGGATGAACAAAGATGCTTGAGAACTGCCTCTAGAGCCTCAACAAATATGATGAGTTATTTTTCCGACGAAATGAGCAAGATCATTGATGAGGAACTGGATGTTTCCAACTCCAAGCTGGTGGACCGAATCGAAAATAAGATCGATGATGCgaaattcttcaaaaatatgGAAACGGACAAATCGATGAAGAAACTCGGTTCTGACTTCGATCTGAACAATCTGGACTGGTGCTACAAGCCTATTATTCAAAGCAATGGGAAGTATGAACTTAAGTTCTCGGTGGAGTCGACAGACGACAAACTCGGAGGGTCTGTGATCATGGCTTCGCTTGGTCTGAGATACAGAAGCTACTGCTCTAATGTTACTCGTACTTTCCTGATTGGCCCATCGAAAGAGATGGAAAACAACTACGACTTCCTGCTCAAAGTGCAAGCCAAAGCACTTTCGCTTATGAAACATGGAGCAATTGCGAAAGATGTCTACAATAAAACTCTTGCGTTTATTGAGACTGAGAGACCAGATCTTGTGGAGAAtttcatgaaaaatatgGGCTCTTTGATGGGTATCGATTTCAGAGACTCTACTGGTATCCTTAGTGCTAAGAACGAAAGACCATTGAGCGAGAATTCTGTTTACAACTTGGTCGTTGGTTTCAGCGGTTTATCCGATCCGAAGCTTGGAAGCTACGCACTCATGTTGGCAGACACTGTGAAAGTCACAGATGAAAACTCTATCGTTCTAACTGATTCTCCTAAACTTAGGAAAGAGGTTGCATTTTATTtcgatgacgacgaaagCACCCAAgtgaagaaagagctcgaTGATATTAAGGTGAAATCTGAAAAGCCCGAAAAGCCTGATTTgaagatcaacaacaatGGCGTTAACACTCGTGTGCTCAAGGCAAAAATGAGGTCGGAACAAAAGAATTCCGATGAGGATCAAACTCAAATCCAGCAGGAAATTCAGAAGGAGTTGCATGCTAAAAGACAAAAGGAAGGCTTGGATAGGTTCAATCCAGAAGACGCACAGGATGGGTCTGATAAGAGAGTAATTTTCAAAAAGTACGAATCTTATGTTCGCGAGTCGCAGATTCCAAGCAATGTTAGAGACCTCAAAATCCATATCGATTCTAAGAATCAGACAATTATACTTCCTATTTGTGGAAGACCGGTGCCTTTCCATATTAACgctttcaaaaatggctTAAAAACTGAGGAAGGAGAATACACACACCTGAAATTGAACTTCAACTCTCCGGGTGTCGCAGTCACaaagaaggaggagcttcCTTATGAACCGGGTGAGGACAAACAATTCATTAGGAGTTTGACTTTCCGCTCAAAGGACAACGAGAGAATGAGCGAAGTTCTGAAGAAAATTACTGAAATGAAGAAGGATGCGGTTAAGAGAGAGTCGGAGAAGAGAGAGCAGGCGGATGTTGTGACTCAAGCTTCTCTGATTGAGGTCAATCGTCCAAAAAGATTAGATAACGTTTTTGTCAGACCTACTCCAGACACTAAGAGATTGCCTGGAAACATCACCATCCACCAAAATGGTATTAGATACCAATCTCTTGGCAGAAACGATCAAAGGGTGGATATTCTCTTCTCCAACATTAAGcatctgtttttccaatcCTGCAAAGGAGAGTTGTTGGTCATCATTCACTGTCATTTGAAAACACCAATCATGattggaaagaagaagactTACGATGTTCAGTTCTACAGGGAAGCTTCTGACATCACCGTTGACGAGACAGGTAACAGAAAGAGAAAATACCGTTATGGAGACGAAGATGAGTTAGAacaggagcaggaagagcGAAGACGGAAAGCTGCTTTGGACAAGGAATTTAAAGGGTTTGCCGAGCAAATTGCAGATGCATCCAATGGTTTGGTTGATCTCGACATTCCCTTCAGAGAGCTTGGGTTCCAAGGTGTGCCTTCTAGATCTGCTGTGATGTGTCTCCCAACCAGAGACTGTTTAGTGCAACTGATTGATCTACCGTTTTTGGTCATCACTTTAGAGGAGATCGAAATCGCACACTTGGAGAGAGTTCAATTCGGCCTCAAGAATTTCGATCTAGTGTTTGTCTTCAAAGACTTTAGCAGACCCGTCGTTCATATCTCAACAATCCCAATGGAGTTGCTTGAAGATGTCAAGGCTTGGCTTACTGACGTGGATATTCCGTACAGCGAAGGTACTGTTAATTTGAACTGGACCACAATCATGAAGACTATTCAAGCTGACCCTTACCAATTCTTTGTGGACGGAGGGTGGTCGTTCTTGACGGGAAGTGGTGATTCGGACAATGATAGCGAGGAAGATGAACAAGAGTCTGATTTCAATCCTTCCGACGACAATCCTGAGGACGAAGATGTCGATTCCGAGGAGGACTACAGTGCAGAAGAGGAAGGTGATAATGAGAGCGATTTCGAGgatgatgacgaagaaAGTATTGCCGAAAGTGACAACATTTCTGAAGAGGAGTTTAGCGATTAAGTAACATTAAATCAGTATATTATGCGATCATAAAAATGGCATCCAGCCAATATACATTTGTGACAAGTTTTCCACTGACGTTGCTTGTTGGATCACTGCGTCAACATGGGCCACTACCGAAACTGACAGCCCTCCGCTGTCTTTCGCGCCCGTGTCCAAATCTTTTGGATCAAGAATTCctttgatttttcttctgATGGTATCCATAGCGACCTGCGGTTGCAAGCCCTTTGAATCAGTCTCTTCTGTAGACCTGCGTTTTTTGTGTTTCACCTTCCAATCCATGATTGGATCGTATAAGAAGGTTTCGAGGACGTTCATGAGGCTATTCTCGTTTTGTCGAATGATCTTCATTGTCACCTCACAAGTCTTCCTAAAAGTTCCTTCATATCCAGTGACTCCCATCGCTGCCGTCATGTTCTGTGTAAGACGGAACGGCACACGCTCTGGAACGGCAAGTTTCTTTCCCTTGTCGAACAAACAATCAAAATCCACATGCAATATTTGACCAGATAACTCGCTCAACATAATGTTGTCACCATGTCGGTCACCCATGCCCACCAGGTATCCGACAATCGACATAACTGCACACGTTTTGACATAATCGTTGCGACATTGGTACCAATTCACAGGATTAGGAAATTGATCCTGGAACCAAATTTGGAGCACTGGTTGGTACATGCGCAacaatttctggaaattgtGCATTTTCTCACCGACAGAAAGATCCTCCTTCAATAACTGCTTGATCTTTCCAAAGTCCACGGTTATTCCCTGTCTTTGGAGGTAAGTCAACATGATATCCCTCATAGTCCGTACGTTATCAACCCATTCGATCAGACCCATTGTCTCATTCAACGGCACGACTGCATAGTTTTTGATGGTCAGATTTCTTTTGTCTGCTTCAGCATCAAGCTTCAGCAATCTGTCCATCACGGTTGTAAACTCCATAAGTTTGGCGTCTTTTCGCAAATCGTCATGAGGTTTGCAAAGAATGCTGTACCTGCGACCATCAGTACCCGTGATGTACAATCTTCTAGGTCGCTGCATGGAAGATAGGATGCTCACTTTAGCGTCGAAATTTCTAAATGCAATGAATTTATCGACTTGATAATTGTTTGACTTCCTCAGCACATTGTTATTCAGTCCTGTGGcaagcagtttctggaagtTGACTCTAATTGGAATTGCCAACGCTCTGCACTCCTGGTTCTCTGGGTATGAAAATCTTAGTTCTGAGTACAAATGCATTTTTGTTCTTTTCTGTCTGCTGATGTCTGCTTGACATACTCCTTTAAGCGCCTCGAGGAGTTGGAATGCTGAGTACACTTGCTTTGACAGCGTCGCATTCTTGTTATTTTGTAGAGTTTCGCATATCTGTTTCCCACGTTGGGCCCTTTCTGGTGAAGTAGATTGAACCTGTGCATACACTGAGTATAAGACAACCTCCGGATATGCTTTGGCCAATTGGGTAATAACATTCAAGATTACAAGTTCGGTCTCAGAGTCACCGTGGACCATCCGAGAGATGAGCTGCGAAAGGACAGTATACCACTTGTAAATTGGTAGCTCGTTCTTAGATGCTGCCACTTTCACAAATTTGAGAATACTCGAATAATTATCTCTCCTCCTAGCATAGATGGTTTCATGGGAGTACCCTGTCAGCTCACTTGCGTTCTGATACTTGGCAAAATAGTCTAACCAAATTGTAACCGCTTTAGGAAGAACCTCAAACACATAATCATTagaaaaagcagcagatcgAATGTATGCTTTTATGATGTTGAATTCCAGGTCTCCATAGAAatctttttctggttttTTCAATCCTGGAGTCTCCACAGCTTGAGCATCAAGTAGTTTGTTGTAATAGC
This window of the Ogataea parapolymorpha DL-1 chromosome VII, whole genome shotgun sequence genome carries:
- a CDS encoding FACT complex subunit SPT16, yielding MSEVQIDQSVFRKRLHLLQRNIANAPQFGSIAGLLIAVGSSDDTNPYQKSTVLHTWLLGYEFPATLIFITGKKVTVLTSVGKSKYLEPLKSSSVNLNILARTKDPEHNKKLFEQFVQEMKQSGKKLGVLVKDKYAGKFMDEWNAIWEGEKNDFELVDCAVGVSSTLESKDEDEQRCLRTASRASTNMMSYFSDEMSKIIDEELDVSNSKLVDRIENKIDDAKFFKNMETDKSMKKLGSDFDLNNLDWCYKPIIQSNGKYELKFSVESTDDKLGGSVIMASLGLRYRSYCSNVTRTFLIGPSKEMENNYDFLLKVQAKALSLMKHGAIAKDVYNKTLAFIETERPDLVENFMKNMGSLMGIDFRDSTGILSAKNERPLSENSVYNLVVGFSGLSDPKLGSYALMLADTVKVTDENSIVLTDSPKLRKEVAFYFDDDESTQVKKELDDIKVKSEKPEKPDLKINNNGVNTRVLKAKMRSEQKNSDEDQTQIQQEIQKELHAKRQKEGLDRFNPEDAQDGSDKRVIFKKYESYVRESQIPSNVRDLKIHIDSKNQTIILPICGRPVPFHINAFKNGLKTEEGEYTHLKLNFNSPGVAVTKKEELPYEPGEDKQFIRSLTFRSKDNERMSEVLKKITEMKKDAVKRESEKREQADVVTQASLIEVNRPKRLDNVFVRPTPDTKRLPGNITIHQNGIRYQSLGRNDQRVDILFSNIKHLFFQSCKGELLVIIHCHLKTPIMIGKKKTYDVQFYREASDITVDETGNRKRKYRYGDEDELEQEQEERRRKAALDKEFKGFAEQIADASNGLVDLDIPFRELGFQGVPSRSAVMCLPTRDCLVQLIDLPFLVITLEEIEIAHLERVQFGLKNFDLVFVFKDFSRPVVHISTIPMELLEDVKAWLTDVDIPYSEGTVNLNWTTIMKTIQADPYQFFVDGGWSFLTGSGDSDNDSEEDEQESDFNPSDDNPEDEDVDSEEDYSAEEEGDNESDFEDDDEESIAESDNISEEEFSD